One genomic window of Xanthobacter dioxanivorans includes the following:
- the rsmH gene encoding 16S rRNA (cytosine(1402)-N(4))-methyltransferase RsmH yields the protein MTTGHGVGPADAAGGPARHLPVMLAEVLAHLAPKDAGRYVDGTFGAGGYTRAILAAADCRVLAIDRDPTAIAAGQGLVAASAGRLVLAQDRFSRLDALAEEANFGPLDGVVLDIGVSSMQLDEAERGFSFRRDGPLDMRMGDAGPSAADLVAELDEVSLAHVIWSLGEERQSRAIAKAIVKARAEAPITRTAQLAEIVSRVVWAKPGEIHPATRTFQALRIAVNEELDELVRALAAAERALAPGGRLVVVTFHSLEDRIVKTFLSHRAKAPSASRHMPQAEGPEPSFRLVAKGAVEAGPDEVAGNPRARSAKLRAAERTEAPAHPGGDLMGLLPAPPPQRHGRRR from the coding sequence ATGACGACGGGCCACGGCGTGGGCCCTGCCGACGCCGCTGGCGGACCGGCCCGTCATCTGCCCGTGATGCTCGCCGAAGTCCTCGCGCATCTCGCGCCGAAGGACGCCGGCCGCTACGTGGACGGCACCTTCGGCGCGGGAGGCTACACGCGGGCGATCCTCGCCGCCGCCGACTGCCGCGTGCTCGCCATCGACCGCGACCCCACCGCCATCGCGGCGGGACAGGGCCTCGTCGCCGCGTCCGCCGGCCGCCTCGTCCTCGCCCAGGACCGCTTCTCCCGGCTCGACGCGCTGGCCGAAGAGGCGAACTTCGGCCCCCTCGACGGCGTGGTCCTCGACATCGGCGTCTCCTCCATGCAGCTCGACGAGGCGGAGCGCGGCTTCTCCTTCCGCCGCGACGGCCCCCTCGACATGCGCATGGGCGATGCCGGCCCCTCCGCCGCCGACCTGGTGGCCGAGCTCGACGAGGTCAGCCTCGCCCATGTCATCTGGTCGCTGGGGGAAGAGCGGCAATCGCGCGCCATCGCCAAGGCCATCGTGAAGGCGCGGGCCGAGGCGCCCATCACCCGCACCGCGCAATTGGCCGAGATCGTGTCGCGCGTCGTCTGGGCCAAGCCCGGCGAGATCCATCCCGCCACCCGCACGTTTCAGGCCCTGCGCATCGCGGTGAACGAGGAGCTGGACGAGCTGGTACGGGCGCTGGCGGCCGCCGAGCGGGCGCTGGCCCCGGGGGGACGGCTGGTGGTGGTCACCTTCCATTCCCTCGAGGACAGGATCGTTAAGACTTTTCTGTCACACCGGGCAAAGGCACCATCCGCCTCGCGCCACATGCCGCAAGCGGAAGGGCCGGAGCCCTCCTTCCGCCTCGTGGCGAAGGGTGCGGTGGAAGCCGGCCCCGACGAAGTGGCAGGAAATCCGCGTGCAAGGTCCGCGAAGCTTCGCGCGGCCGAGCGCACGGAGGCCCCGGCGCATCCGGGCGGTGACCTGATGGGGCTTCTTCCCGCCCCACCACCGCAACGCCACGGGCGGAGACGCTAG
- a CDS encoding division/cell wall cluster transcriptional repressor MraZ, which produces MDRFVSTYTMRLDAKGRVSIPAPYRTVLAKDGADGLYCHPSLAEPALDAGGNRLIGEIDALIGRYPPYSEAREELAAALYGTSETLRIDPEGRVVLTETLKSHAGVAGEVAFVGLGHKFRIWEPERLKAHLAEATRRVRELRRAIGSQAQDPGSTGA; this is translated from the coding sequence ATGGACCGCTTCGTGTCCACCTACACGATGCGCCTCGACGCCAAGGGCCGGGTCTCCATCCCCGCGCCCTACCGCACGGTGCTGGCCAAGGACGGCGCGGACGGCCTCTATTGCCATCCGAGCCTTGCCGAGCCCGCGCTGGATGCGGGCGGAAACCGGCTCATCGGCGAGATCGACGCCCTGATCGGGCGCTATCCGCCTTATTCGGAGGCGCGCGAGGAGCTGGCCGCCGCCCTCTACGGCACCAGCGAGACCCTGCGCATCGACCCGGAAGGCCGGGTGGTGCTGACCGAAACCCTCAAGTCCCACGCGGGGGTCGCCGGCGAGGTGGCCTTCGTGGGGCTCGGGCACAAGTTCCGGATCTGGGAACCGGAGCGGCTAAAGGCGCATCTCGCGGAGGCCACCCGAAGGGTGCGCGAGCTGCGCCGGGCCATCGGCTCCCAAGCGCAGGACCCGGGGAGCACCGGGGCATGA
- a CDS encoding CHASE2 domain-containing protein, which yields MWSRLYWLAVGGPLAAGLVLMGADPGPLADARNGLFDLYQRAAPRPYDPDLPVRIVDVDEASLARIGQWPWPRATIAALLDRLAGLGAGAIAFDMVFSEPDRLDPVAVAALLPEEVRAPVVAALVGREGNDARFAGVLAASPSVLGAVLTDAQTGTKAGGAYPAKWGLASAGDDPLAFVPRFSGAVAPLPVLAEAAKGIGALNWLPDRDQVVRRVPLLLGLEGKLVPGLGAEALRVAQGASTYVVRASNASGDAGFGTRSGITAVKIGALDVPTDAMGEVRVRFSPTDPRRFLSAAAVLDGTVARDEVEGRIILVGTSAAGLMDTRATPLDAAVAGVEIQAQLIEHVITGAGLARPDWARGAEMVLTAVLGVLLALVLPRVSAVTAGLAGVLVLAALGAGAWFAFTRLDLLLDPMGPGAAVLGVYLLGVLALYRDEQQQKKWVRSVFGRFVSPKVVERLAENPERLVLGGETREITILFCDLRDFTSLSETMDAQALTRFMNAYLTPMTEVVLSHGGTIDKYIGDAIMAFWNAPMDDPHHARNAAACALAMSRRLDALNEDWRRAAEAAGRPYAPVRCGIGLATGPCCVGNLGSDQRLEYSCLGDDVNLASRIEGATKSMRVDILVSEATRDAAAGLAFIEADMLMLKGKSRASQLHLLAGDAAFAISDDFAALARDHAALMSAYGAGDFAAAGALAAALEHNCPPRLSRFYALYAERSREGREVPSASA from the coding sequence ATGTGGTCCCGCCTCTACTGGCTCGCCGTGGGCGGCCCGCTCGCCGCCGGCCTCGTCCTTATGGGCGCCGATCCCGGCCCCCTGGCCGATGCGCGTAACGGCCTGTTCGATCTCTACCAGCGCGCCGCGCCGCGCCCCTATGATCCGGATCTTCCGGTGCGCATCGTTGACGTGGACGAGGCCTCGCTGGCCCGCATCGGCCAGTGGCCATGGCCGCGCGCCACCATCGCGGCGCTGCTCGACCGCCTCGCCGGCCTTGGAGCGGGCGCCATCGCCTTCGACATGGTCTTCTCCGAGCCAGACCGCCTCGACCCCGTCGCGGTGGCCGCCCTCCTGCCCGAGGAGGTCCGCGCGCCGGTGGTGGCCGCCCTGGTCGGCCGGGAGGGGAACGACGCGCGCTTCGCCGGGGTGCTGGCCGCCAGCCCCTCGGTCCTCGGCGCGGTGCTGACCGACGCCCAAACAGGGACCAAGGCCGGCGGGGCCTATCCGGCCAAATGGGGCCTCGCCAGCGCCGGCGACGATCCCCTCGCCTTCGTGCCGCGCTTTTCCGGAGCCGTCGCGCCGCTGCCGGTGCTGGCCGAGGCGGCCAAGGGCATCGGTGCGCTCAACTGGCTGCCGGACCGCGACCAGGTGGTGCGTCGGGTGCCGCTGCTGCTCGGCCTCGAAGGCAAGCTCGTGCCGGGCCTCGGGGCCGAGGCGCTGCGGGTGGCGCAGGGGGCGTCCACCTATGTGGTGCGGGCCTCCAATGCCAGCGGCGACGCCGGCTTCGGCACCAGATCGGGCATCACCGCTGTGAAGATCGGCGCCCTCGACGTGCCCACCGACGCCATGGGGGAGGTGCGGGTGCGCTTTTCTCCCACCGATCCGCGGCGCTTCCTGTCCGCCGCCGCCGTGCTCGACGGCACGGTGGCGCGCGATGAGGTGGAAGGCCGCATCATCCTGGTGGGCACCAGCGCCGCCGGGCTCATGGACACGCGGGCGACGCCCCTCGATGCGGCGGTGGCGGGGGTGGAGATCCAGGCCCAGCTCATCGAGCACGTGATCACCGGCGCCGGTCTCGCCCGGCCGGACTGGGCGCGCGGGGCGGAGATGGTGCTCACCGCCGTGCTCGGCGTCCTCCTCGCTCTGGTGCTGCCGCGGGTTTCGGCGGTGACGGCGGGGCTCGCCGGCGTGCTGGTGCTGGCGGCGCTGGGGGCCGGCGCCTGGTTCGCCTTCACCCGGCTCGACCTGCTGCTCGACCCCATGGGGCCCGGCGCGGCGGTGCTGGGAGTCTATCTCCTCGGCGTGCTGGCGCTTTATCGCGACGAGCAGCAGCAGAAGAAGTGGGTGCGCTCGGTGTTCGGCCGCTTCGTATCGCCCAAGGTGGTGGAGCGCCTCGCGGAAAATCCCGAGCGCCTCGTCCTCGGCGGCGAGACGCGGGAGATCACCATCCTGTTCTGCGACCTGCGCGACTTCACCTCCCTGTCGGAGACCATGGACGCCCAGGCCCTCACCCGCTTCATGAACGCCTACCTCACCCCCATGACCGAGGTGGTGCTGAGCCACGGGGGGACCATCGACAAATATATCGGCGACGCCATCATGGCCTTCTGGAATGCGCCGATGGACGATCCCCACCACGCCCGCAACGCCGCCGCCTGCGCGCTGGCCATGTCCCGGCGGCTCGACGCCCTGAACGAGGACTGGCGCCGCGCGGCGGAGGCGGCCGGCCGGCCCTATGCCCCGGTGCGCTGCGGCATCGGTCTCGCCACCGGGCCGTGCTGCGTGGGCAATCTGGGTTCCGATCAGCGGCTCGAATACTCCTGCCTCGGCGACGACGTGAACCTCGCCTCACGCATCGAGGGGGCGACGAAATCCATGCGCGTGGACATCCTCGTCTCCGAGGCGACCCGCGACGCGGCCGCCGGCCTCGCCTTCATCGAGGCGGACATGCTGATGCTGAAGGGCAAGTCGCGGGCGAGCCAGCTCCACCTTCTCGCCGGCGACGCCGCCTTCGCCATCTCCGACGACTTCGCGGCGCTGGCGCGCGACCATGCCGCGCTCATGTCGGCCTACGGCGCCGGTGACTTCGCGGCCGCCGGCGCGCTGGCGGCGGCGCTGGAGCACAACTGCCCGCCGCGCCTCTCCCGCTTCTATGCCCTTTATGCCGAGCGCAGCCGCGAGGGCCGCGAGGTGCCCTCGGCAAGTGCCTGA
- a CDS encoding ABC transporter ATP-binding protein/permease yields the protein MSGADPTSPSDGTDPSAHGGTGPARAMPRAMLTYLWRAAPASHIKLFALVLLLLPFNYASLELPRLIVNGVTDAIGGTVPRLLAFDLALPDFLGGARFYSFPGFEVTAFGLLAGLALVLFALQLIQQHISRLIEMAKARLGERILVGLRRQLFDIIQRLRPEAPMKSKALEVGNMLRFEVGPIAPFAGMAFAQPLKSAGLIGSATLLIFTQNAALGACAIGILALNHVLLGIQRRDNEKKLQIYQREAVALGKRVMSGIDRLPLVHGFATSPFERAEVDGRLAIVSEASLDMKRQNATDRILNLLMSDVPTLVFYSVGGWLALSGAINIGQLVAVVAAYGQIPEPLKELIDWDEKRVVAQVRYDFARYYLETREVWPEGVQDVAEGPEPAFDGSIKVADLGIVDPAGGALVDGVSFDVAAGRAVALKGPDAGGKHAVAKVCGRAISLYSGTVRVGGHDLASMSEGLYGRHVAYAGGDPIVINGTLRENLACALLRRPRRTTGEAADLAAMGARDAADLDQRALAALSLAGLGDLVVRLGLERRLDPERESALTSRLVSQRAAVTDAVARRQTQTGRVLMEPFRFAAFNRWMTLAENILFATPLNDGRGASSLLADPGLGPQLTKIGLAGDLPRFGRAALGILVDLAGGPEELAGIDTKGLLRAEEMRAAGRIAARAVEEMTTGERALLVRIAGRYCEPRHRFGLLDEAWQERTLAARAHLAHVTEVSGIRLARYQPDAYCQALTVRDNLLFGRIAADRAGAAAAVDEIVRECLAQEGLIGQVERLCLDVTVGEGGLPLSAAERGKLTLARCLLADPDILVIDDALVPLAPAEQSTLIDAVLARRTGRTTLVVLDAGEPLHLFREVIVMTHGQIERIEEPGAGAVSPQAARA from the coding sequence ATGAGCGGCGCGGACCCCACGTCACCTTCCGACGGAACGGACCCTTCGGCGCACGGCGGGACGGGCCCGGCCCGCGCCATGCCGCGCGCCATGCTCACCTATCTCTGGCGGGCGGCACCGGCGAGCCACATCAAGCTGTTCGCGCTGGTGCTGCTGCTGCTGCCCTTCAACTACGCCTCGCTCGAGCTGCCGCGCCTCATCGTGAACGGCGTGACCGACGCCATCGGCGGCACGGTCCCCCGCCTCCTCGCCTTCGACCTTGCCTTGCCGGATTTTCTCGGCGGGGCGAGGTTCTACAGCTTTCCCGGCTTCGAGGTGACTGCCTTCGGGCTTCTGGCGGGCCTGGCCCTGGTGCTGTTCGCCCTCCAGCTCATCCAGCAGCACATCTCCCGGCTGATCGAGATGGCGAAGGCGCGGCTCGGCGAGCGCATCTTGGTGGGCCTGCGCCGCCAGCTGTTCGACATCATCCAGCGGCTGCGCCCCGAGGCGCCCATGAAGAGCAAGGCCCTGGAAGTGGGCAACATGCTGCGGTTCGAGGTGGGGCCCATCGCCCCCTTCGCCGGCATGGCCTTCGCCCAGCCGCTGAAATCGGCCGGCCTCATCGGCTCGGCGACGCTGCTGATCTTCACCCAGAACGCGGCGCTGGGCGCCTGCGCCATCGGCATCCTGGCGCTGAACCACGTGCTGCTCGGCATCCAGCGCCGCGACAACGAGAAGAAGCTGCAGATCTACCAGCGCGAGGCCGTGGCCCTCGGCAAACGCGTCATGTCCGGCATCGACCGGCTGCCCCTCGTCCACGGCTTCGCCACCAGCCCCTTCGAGCGCGCCGAGGTGGACGGCCGCCTCGCCATCGTCTCCGAGGCGAGCCTCGACATGAAGCGGCAGAACGCCACCGACCGCATCCTCAACCTGCTGATGTCGGACGTGCCCACCCTGGTCTTCTATTCGGTGGGCGGATGGCTCGCGTTGTCGGGCGCCATCAATATCGGCCAGCTGGTGGCGGTGGTGGCCGCCTACGGCCAGATTCCCGAGCCGCTCAAGGAGCTGATTGACTGGGACGAGAAGCGCGTGGTGGCGCAGGTGCGCTACGACTTCGCCCGTTATTATCTGGAAACCCGCGAGGTCTGGCCCGAGGGGGTGCAGGACGTCGCCGAGGGGCCGGAGCCCGCCTTCGACGGTTCCATCAAGGTGGCCGACCTCGGCATCGTCGATCCGGCGGGCGGGGCGCTGGTGGATGGGGTGAGCTTCGACGTCGCGGCCGGACGCGCCGTGGCGCTGAAGGGTCCAGATGCCGGCGGCAAGCACGCGGTGGCCAAGGTATGCGGGCGCGCCATCTCGCTCTACAGCGGCACGGTGCGCGTCGGCGGGCACGATCTTGCCAGCATGTCCGAGGGGCTCTACGGCCGGCACGTGGCCTATGCGGGCGGCGACCCCATCGTGATCAACGGCACGCTGCGGGAGAACCTCGCCTGCGCCCTGCTCCGCCGGCCCCGTCGGACGACGGGGGAGGCCGCCGACCTTGCGGCCATGGGCGCCCGCGATGCGGCCGACCTCGACCAGCGCGCGCTCGCCGCCTTGTCGCTCGCCGGCCTCGGCGACCTCGTGGTGCGGCTGGGGCTGGAGCGGCGGCTCGATCCCGAACGGGAGAGCGCGCTCACCTCGCGCCTCGTCTCGCAGCGCGCCGCCGTCACCGACGCGGTGGCACGCCGGCAGACGCAGACCGGGCGCGTGCTGATGGAGCCGTTCCGCTTCGCCGCCTTCAACCGGTGGATGACGCTCGCCGAGAACATCCTGTTCGCCACCCCGCTGAACGACGGGCGCGGGGCCTCCTCCCTGCTCGCCGATCCGGGACTTGGCCCGCAGCTGACCAAGATCGGCCTCGCCGGGGACCTGCCGCGCTTCGGCCGGGCCGCGCTCGGCATCCTCGTGGACCTGGCCGGCGGGCCGGAGGAGCTGGCGGGCATCGACACCAAGGGCCTGCTGCGGGCCGAGGAGATGCGCGCCGCCGGGCGCATCGCCGCCCGCGCCGTGGAGGAGATGACCACCGGGGAGCGGGCGCTGCTCGTGCGCATCGCCGGGCGCTATTGCGAGCCGCGCCACCGCTTCGGCCTGCTGGACGAGGCGTGGCAGGAGCGGACGCTGGCGGCGCGGGCGCATCTGGCGCACGTCACCGAGGTGTCGGGCATCCGCCTCGCCCGCTACCAGCCGGATGCCTATTGCCAGGCCCTCACCGTGCGCGACAACCTGCTGTTCGGCCGCATCGCCGCCGACCGGGCGGGGGCGGCCGCCGCGGTGGACGAGATCGTGCGCGAATGCCTGGCGCAGGAAGGCCTCATCGGGCAGGTGGAGCGGCTCTGCCTCGACGTGACGGTGGGCGAGGGCGGGCTGCCGCTCTCCGCCGCCGAGCGCGGCAAGCTGACGCTGGCGCGCTGCCTGCTCGCCGATCCCGACATCCTGGTGATCGACGATGCGCTGGTGCCGCTCGCCCCGGCGGAACAGAGCACCCTCATCGACGCGGTGCTCGCCCGGCGCACTGGACGCACCACGCTCGTCGTCCTAGATGCGGGAGAGCCGCTGCATCTGTTCCGCGAGGTCATCGTGATGACCCACGGCCAGATCGAGCGCATCGAGGAGCCCGGTGCGGGGGCAGTGTCGCCACAGGCGGCCCGGGCCTGA
- a CDS encoding Crp/Fnr family transcriptional regulator, which translates to MSIEDEARTLARIPMFRDLEPSQLRLLAFSASRLDVAAGDVLFHQGDVPDAAYVVLDGTAVIEVAAGGAAHEVARLGRDTVVGEMGVLTGEPRTATVRAGDPMSVLRIETDLFLSLLDKTPSLARSVLRDLAMRLQQTTQALVRARG; encoded by the coding sequence ATGAGCATCGAGGACGAGGCGCGGACACTGGCCCGCATCCCCATGTTCCGCGATCTCGAGCCGAGCCAGCTGCGGCTGCTCGCCTTTTCCGCCAGCCGGCTCGACGTGGCGGCGGGCGATGTGCTGTTCCACCAGGGTGACGTGCCGGATGCCGCCTATGTGGTGCTCGACGGGACGGCGGTGATCGAGGTGGCGGCGGGCGGCGCCGCGCACGAGGTGGCGCGGCTCGGTCGCGACACGGTGGTGGGCGAGATGGGCGTGCTCACCGGCGAGCCGCGCACCGCCACGGTGCGCGCCGGCGACCCCATGAGCGTCCTGCGCATCGAGACCGATCTCTTCCTGTCGCTGCTCGACAAGACCCCCTCCCTCGCCCGCTCGGTGCTGCGCGACCTCGCCATGAGGCTCCAGCAGACGACGCAGGCCCTGGTGCGGGCGCGCGGCTGA
- a CDS encoding helix-turn-helix domain-containing protein: MTPFGSRVRDLRAQRGVTLTEMARAIGVTPTYLSALETGKRGKPTWALVQRIIAYFNVIWDEAEDLQRLAELSRPRVVVDTADLSPQATELANLIAREIRHLPPEAVAELLGRLKILRKRA; encoded by the coding sequence ATGACGCCGTTCGGAAGCCGGGTGCGCGACCTGCGCGCCCAACGCGGCGTGACCCTCACCGAAATGGCGCGCGCCATCGGGGTCACGCCCACTTATCTCTCGGCGCTGGAGACCGGCAAGCGCGGCAAGCCCACCTGGGCGCTGGTGCAGCGCATCATTGCCTATTTCAACGTGATCTGGGACGAGGCGGAGGATCTCCAGCGCCTCGCCGAACTGTCCCGGCCGCGGGTGGTGGTGGACACCGCGGACCTGAGCCCACAGGCTACGGAGCTTGCCAACCTCATTGCCCGGGAGATCCGCCACCTGCCGCCGGAGGCGGTGGCGGAGCTGCTCGGCCGGCTCAAGATCCTGCGCAAGCGGGCCTGA
- a CDS encoding DUF2076 domain-containing protein, whose product MTPEERALIDGLFDRMRGVANQPRDPEAEALIARRVAESPHATYALAQSVIVQEHALQQTYAHIQELEAQLQDAEARAAEAQSRPSGGFLGGLFGGGSARPSVPSTGGRSAGEPMGLPQGYGQQGYAQQGGGYPPGQQGYPQQGYGQQGGYPPQQGGPWAQQQPPQQRGFGGGGFLQGALATAAGVAGGALLFDGIKGMMTGGGGALAQHAAAEYGKPAAEPASGNLGQDAQTALGGDAPQDQGQDGGNFWNADPQSTDPQEASFDDGGDWGGDDGSDDSSWT is encoded by the coding sequence ATGACCCCCGAGGAACGTGCCCTGATCGACGGCCTGTTCGACCGCATGCGCGGTGTCGCGAACCAGCCGCGTGACCCGGAGGCCGAAGCGCTGATTGCGCGCCGCGTCGCCGAGTCCCCCCATGCCACCTATGCCCTCGCCCAGAGCGTGATCGTGCAGGAGCACGCGCTGCAGCAGACCTATGCCCACATCCAGGAGCTGGAAGCCCAGCTTCAGGATGCCGAGGCCCGCGCGGCGGAGGCCCAGTCGCGCCCTTCCGGCGGCTTCCTCGGCGGATTGTTCGGTGGCGGCAGCGCCCGCCCCTCCGTTCCCTCCACCGGCGGCCGGAGCGCGGGCGAACCCATGGGCCTGCCCCAGGGCTATGGCCAGCAGGGCTACGCGCAGCAGGGTGGCGGCTACCCGCCAGGCCAGCAGGGGTATCCCCAGCAGGGCTATGGCCAGCAGGGCGGCTATCCGCCTCAGCAGGGCGGACCCTGGGCTCAGCAGCAGCCCCCGCAGCAGCGCGGTTTCGGCGGCGGCGGATTTCTCCAGGGCGCCCTCGCCACGGCGGCGGGCGTTGCCGGCGGCGCGCTTCTGTTCGACGGCATCAAGGGCATGATGACCGGCGGCGGTGGAGCGCTCGCCCAGCATGCGGCCGCCGAATACGGCAAGCCGGCCGCCGAGCCGGCCAGCGGGAATCTCGGCCAGGATGCCCAGACCGCCCTGGGCGGCGATGCCCCCCAGGATCAGGGGCAGGATGGCGGCAATTTCTGGAATGCCGATCCGCAGAGCACCGATCCGCAGGAGGCCTCCTTCGACGACGGCGGCGATTGGGGCGGTGACGACGGGTCCGACGACAGCTCCTGGACCTGA
- the ispG gene encoding flavodoxin-dependent (E)-4-hydroxy-3-methylbut-2-enyl-diphosphate synthase — MTSPVPVVPAELLQAGPAPRRDTVGVPVGGVMVGGGAPVVVQSMTNTDTADIAGTVRQVAALARAGSELVRITVDRDEAAAAVPHIKEKLLAQGLDVPLVGDFHYIGHTLLADHPACAQALDKYRINPGNVGFGDKKDRQFAAIVETAIRHDKPVRIGANWGSLDGELLTRLMDENARLPNPAEARAVTREALVRSALLSAALAEEIGLGRNRIILSAKVSAVQDLVAVYGELARRSDYALHLGLTEAGMGSKGIVASTAAMGVVLQQGIGDTIRVSLTPEPNGDRTREVQVAQEILQTMGLRTFVPLVAACPGCGRTTSTVFQELAQSVQDMIRTRMPVWKAKYPGVETLNVAVMGCIVNGPGESKHADIGISLPGTGETPSAPVFIDGKKAATLRGANIQDEFRQLVEAYVERRFGIPGQAPAAGRSPADAAE, encoded by the coding sequence ATGACCAGCCCCGTGCCCGTGGTTCCCGCCGAGCTTCTCCAGGCCGGTCCCGCGCCGCGCCGCGACACCGTGGGCGTGCCGGTGGGCGGGGTCATGGTCGGCGGCGGCGCGCCGGTGGTGGTCCAGTCCATGACCAATACCGACACCGCCGACATCGCCGGCACCGTCCGCCAGGTGGCGGCCCTCGCCCGCGCGGGCTCCGAGCTGGTGCGCATCACCGTCGACCGCGACGAGGCCGCCGCCGCCGTGCCGCACATCAAGGAGAAGCTGCTGGCCCAGGGCCTCGACGTGCCGCTGGTGGGCGACTTCCATTATATCGGCCACACCCTGCTCGCCGATCATCCGGCCTGCGCGCAGGCCCTCGACAAATACCGAATCAATCCGGGCAACGTGGGCTTTGGCGACAAGAAGGACCGGCAGTTCGCCGCCATCGTGGAAACCGCCATACGCCACGACAAGCCGGTGCGCATCGGCGCCAACTGGGGCTCCCTCGACGGCGAGCTCCTCACCCGCCTCATGGACGAGAATGCCCGCCTGCCGAACCCGGCCGAGGCGCGGGCGGTGACCCGCGAAGCGCTGGTCCGCTCGGCCCTGCTGTCGGCGGCGCTGGCGGAGGAGATCGGGCTCGGCCGCAACCGCATCATCCTCTCCGCCAAGGTCTCGGCGGTGCAGGACCTGGTGGCGGTCTATGGCGAGCTGGCGCGCCGCTCGGACTATGCGCTGCATCTCGGCCTCACCGAGGCGGGCATGGGCTCGAAGGGCATCGTCGCCTCCACCGCCGCCATGGGCGTGGTGCTGCAGCAGGGCATCGGCGACACCATCCGCGTGTCGCTGACCCCCGAGCCCAACGGCGACCGCACCCGCGAGGTGCAGGTGGCGCAGGAGATCCTGCAGACCATGGGCCTGCGCACCTTCGTGCCGCTGGTGGCGGCGTGTCCCGGGTGCGGGCGCACCACCTCCACCGTGTTCCAGGAGCTGGCGCAGAGCGTGCAGGACATGATCCGCACCCGCATGCCGGTGTGGAAGGCGAAGTATCCCGGCGTCGAGACCCTGAACGTGGCGGTCATGGGCTGCATCGTGAACGGACCGGGCGAGAGCAAGCACGCCGACATCGGCATCTCCCTGCCCGGCACCGGCGAGACCCCCTCCGCCCCGGTCTTCATCGACGGCAAAAAGGCCGCCACCCTGCGCGGCGCCAACATCCAGGACGAGTTCCGCCAGCTGGTGGAAGCCTATGTGGAGCGGCGCTTCGGCATTCCCGGGCAAGCCCCGGCAGCCGGGCGCTCTCCGGCCGACGCCGCGGAGTAG
- a CDS encoding Fur family transcriptional regulator gives MSDPVPSLLDHDHGQCVAGAMARVEQCCAERGLRLTPLRRSVMKALAESHAPVGAYDIVQRLTAAGEPTPPMSVYRVLDFLVAEGLAHRIESRNAYLACTHPHEAGEVVIFLICERCSDTKEVASHAIGRDLAWAARAAGFEPRQRVLEVAGSCARCREADAAPAGAG, from the coding sequence GTGAGCGATCCCGTGCCTTCCCTTCTCGACCATGATCACGGCCAATGCGTGGCCGGTGCCATGGCGCGCGTGGAGCAGTGCTGCGCCGAAAGGGGCCTGCGCCTCACGCCGCTCCGCCGCAGCGTGATGAAGGCCCTGGCCGAGAGCCATGCGCCGGTGGGCGCCTACGACATCGTCCAGCGCCTCACGGCCGCGGGCGAGCCGACGCCGCCTATGTCGGTGTATCGGGTGCTCGACTTCCTCGTGGCGGAGGGCCTCGCCCACCGCATCGAGAGCCGCAACGCCTATCTCGCCTGCACCCATCCCCACGAAGCGGGCGAGGTGGTGATCTTCCTCATCTGCGAGCGCTGCAGCGACACCAAGGAGGTGGCCTCCCACGCCATCGGGCGGGACCTCGCCTGGGCGGCGCGGGCGGCGGGCTTCGAGCCGCGCCAGAGGGTGCTGGAGGTGGCCGGGAGCTGCGCCCGGTGCCGCGAGGCGGACGCCGCGCCGGCCGGCGCGGGTTGA
- a CDS encoding 3-hydroxybutyrate dehydrogenase yields the protein MLKGKVAVVTGSTSGIGLAYARAFAKEGANVVLNGLGDAAAIEKERSAIETEFGVKALYSPANMLKADEIADMVKLAETELGACDILVNNAGIQHVAPIEEFPIDTWNTIIAINLSAAFFAMRAAIPGMKARKWGRIISTASAHALVASPFKSAYVSAKHGIAGLTKTAALETAQFGITVNAICPGYVWTPLVEKQIPDTAKARGMTEEQVKKDVLLAAQPTKEFVTVEEVAALAVFLASDNARSITGSLQQIDGGWVAE from the coding sequence ATGCTCAAGGGGAAGGTCGCCGTCGTCACCGGGTCCACCAGCGGGATCGGGCTCGCTTATGCCCGCGCCTTCGCCAAGGAGGGCGCCAACGTCGTCCTCAACGGCCTCGGTGACGCCGCCGCCATCGAGAAGGAGCGCTCCGCCATCGAGACCGAGTTCGGCGTGAAGGCGCTCTATTCGCCGGCCAACATGCTGAAGGCGGACGAGATCGCCGACATGGTGAAGCTGGCCGAGACCGAGCTCGGCGCCTGCGACATCCTGGTGAACAATGCCGGCATCCAGCACGTGGCGCCGATCGAGGAATTCCCGATCGACACCTGGAACACCATCATCGCCATCAACCTGTCGGCGGCCTTCTTCGCCATGCGCGCGGCCATTCCCGGCATGAAGGCGCGCAAATGGGGCCGCATCATCAGCACCGCCTCGGCCCATGCGCTGGTCGCCTCGCCGTTCAAGTCCGCCTACGTGTCGGCCAAGCACGGCATCGCCGGCCTGACCAAGACGGCGGCGCTGGAAACGGCGCAGTTCGGCATCACGGTCAACGCCATCTGCCCCGGCTATGTGTGGACGCCTCTCGTCGAGAAGCAGATCCCCGATACCGCCAAGGCCCGCGGCATGACCGAGGAGCAGGTGAAGAAGGACGTGCTGCTCGCCGCCCAGCCCACCAAGGAGTTCGTGACGGTGGAAGAGGTTGCGGCCCTCGCCGTGTTCCTCGCCTCCGACAATGCCCGCTCCATCACCGGGTCCCTGCAGCAGATCGACGGCGGCTGGGTCGCCGAGTGA